The following are encoded in a window of Magnolia sinica isolate HGM2019 chromosome 11, MsV1, whole genome shotgun sequence genomic DNA:
- the LOC131218152 gene encoding UDP-glycosyltransferase 83A1-like produces the protein MELSHCLIERGFRITFLNTEFNHAHVVAALPKMGGVHEQIRLVALPDGMALGKDRNEVGKQCECFLRVMPGGLEELIHKMNESDHDKIRCIIVDGVMGWAMEVAAKMGIQGAVFWTVPVSLCASLFDIPKLIEDRIIDKNGLVE, from the exons ATGGAGCTCTCTCATTGCTTAATCGAACGTGGGTTCAGAATCACGTTCTTGAACACTGAGTTCAATCACGCCCATGTCGTGGCAGCACTGCCGAAGATGGGTGGTGTGCACGAGCAGATCCGTCTGGTTGCGCTCCCAGATGGGATGGCACTGGGTAAAGACCGGAATGAGGTGGGCAAGCAATGTGAATGCTTTTTACGCGTCATGCCTGGTGGTTTAGAAGAGCTGATTCATAAGATGAATGAGTCAGATCATGATAAGATCAGATGCATCATTGTGGATGGAGTCATGGGATGGGCTATGGAAGTTGCTGCGAAGATGGGGATCCAAGGAGCTGTGTTTTGGACTGTACCGGTGAGCCTTTGTGCCTCATTATTTGACATTCCTAAGCTGATCGAGGATCGAATCATCGACAAGAATG GTCTGGTCGAGTGA